In Phocoena phocoena chromosome 19, mPhoPho1.1, whole genome shotgun sequence, a genomic segment contains:
- the KIF19 gene encoding kinesin-like protein KIF19 → MKDSGDSKDQQLMVALRVRPISVAELEEGATLIAHKVDEQMVVLMDPMEDPDDILRAHRSREKSYLFDVAFDFTATQEMVYQATTKSLIEGVISGYNATVFAYGPTGCGKTYTMLGTDHEPGIYVRTLNDLFCAIEETSNDMEYEVSMSYLEIYNEMIRDLLNPALGYLELREDSKGVIQVAGITEVSTVNAKEIMQLLLKGNRQRTQEPTAANQTSSRSHAVLQVAVRQRSRVKNVLQEVRQGRLFMIDLAGSERASQTQNRGQRMKEGAHINRSLLALGNCINALSDKSSNKYVNYRDSKLTRLLKDSLGGNSRTVMIAHISPASSAFEESRNTLTYAGRAKNIKTRVKQNLLNVSYHIAQYASIIADLRGEIKRLKCKIDKQGGRGQAHGRLERGDICHIQAKVQLHSEKGEQTEMGQLREQLISAFQEQMDVRRHLLELENHAMEVQIDTSRHLLTIAGWEQEKSRRALKWREEQRKESYTKDDSEKDSDTGDDQPDILEPPEVACARESIAALTGEQKKLRKQKLTLEQRCRELRARGRRLEETLPRRIGSEEQRELLSLLCRVHELEVENTEMQSHALLRDGALRHRREALRRLEQHRSLCDEIIQGQRQIIDDYSLAVPQRLQELYDVYVRAQDEGSLERATIMDRVASGALQDSSLPKISRAGTLLTPESDPESVKTLSSEAQLLQGSFLPPISTEGEANHVSKASSGAWQVKSSSVPTPPPIQIGSLVTQEAPTQDSLGSLSGRINSSPDSSENLSEIPLSCKERKEILTDTKCISVKAARRRSRALGAEGRHLLAPSTERSSLSLHSLSEADDARPPGLLACKRPPSPMLQHAASEDNLSGSTGEAPSRAVEHRGDGPGPWLRGQKKSLGKKREELLEAKRRKRRLQSFEVTGQGLSRPKTHLLGPHPAQSISDHRVQVCGHPASGTRHLGKVTLPMAKVKLPPSQNTGPGDSSPLAVPSNPAGVSQRATRGPRLPHGTSTHGKDGRFQHN, encoded by the exons ATGAAGGACAGCGGGGACTCCAAGGACCAGCAACTCATG GTGGCGCTCCGGGTCCGGCCCATCAGCGTGGCGGAGCTGGAAGAAGGAGCCACTCTCATCGCCCATAAAGTAGACGAGCAG ATGGTGGTTCTTATGGACCCAATGGAAGACCCTGACGACATCCTGCGGGCGCATCGCTCCCGGGAGAAGTCCTACCTATTCGACGTGGCCTTTGACTTCACTGCCACCCAG GAGATGGTGTATCAGGCCACCACCAAGAGCCTCATTGAAGGCGTCATCTCAGGCTACAATGCCACTGTCTTTGCCTATGGTCCCACAG GCTGCGGGAAAACCTACACCATGCTGGGCACAGACCACGAGCCCGGCATCTACGTTCGGACCCTCAATGACCTCTTCTGTGCCATTGAGGAGACCAGCAACGACATGGAATATGAGGTGTCCATGTCCTACCTGGAG ATCTACAATGAGATGATCCGGGACCTGCTGAACCCTGCCCTGGGGTACCTGGAGCTGAGGGAGGACTCCAAAGGGGTGATCCAGGTGGCCGGGATCACCGAGGTCTCCACCGTCAATGCCAAAGAG ATCATGCAGCTACTGTTGAAGGGGAACCGGCAGAGGACCCAGGAGCCCACGGCCGCCAACCAGACGTCCTCCCGCTCCCACGCCGTGCTCCAGGTGGCCGTGCGCCAGCGCAGCCGGGTCAAGAACGTCCTGCAGGAGGTGCGGCAGGGCCGCCTGTTCATGATCGACCTGGCTGGCTCTGAGCGGGCCTCCCAG ACACAGAACCGTGGGCAGCGCATGAAAGAGGGGGCCCACATCAATCGCTCGCTGCTGGCCCTGGGTAACTGCATCAACGCGCTGAGTGACAAGAGCAGCAACAAGTACGTCAACTACCGTGACAGCAAGCTCACCCGGCTCCTGAAG GACTCCCTGGGGGGCAACAGCCGCACGGTGATGATCGCCCACATCAGCCCAGCGAGCAGTGCCTTTGAGGAATCCCGGAACACCCTGACCTACGCTGGCCGGGCCAAGAACATCAAGACCAGG gtgAAGCAGAACCTGCTCAACGTCTCCTACCACATCGCGCAGTACGCCAGCATCATCGCCGACCTGCGGGGCGAGATCAAGAGGCTCAAGTGCAAGATCGACAAGCAGGGTGGGCGGGGCCAGGCCCACGGCCGGCTGGAGCGGGGCGACATCTGTCACATccaag CCAAGGTCCAGCTGCACAGCGAGAAGGGTGAGCAGACTGAGATGGGACAGCTGCGGGAGCAGCTCATCAGCGCCTTCCAGGAGCAGATGGACGTGCGGAGACACCTGCTGGAGCTGGAGAACCACGCCATGGAGGTGCAGATCGACACCTCCCGCCACCTGCTCACCATTGCAGG CTGGGAGCAGGAGAAGTCCCGCAGGGCGCTCAAGTGGAGGGAGGAGCAACGCAAGGAGTCCTACACCAAGGACGACAGTGAGAAGGACTCGGACACAGGCGATGACCAGCCAGACATCCTGGAGCCCCCCGAGGTGGCCTGCGCCCGGGAGAGCATCGCTGCCCTGACGGGGGAGCAGAAGAAGCTGCGAAAGCAGAAG CTGACGCTGGAGCAGCGCTGCCGAGAGCTGCGCGCGCGCGGCCGGCGCCTAGAGGAGACGCTGCCGCGGCGCATCGGCTCCGAGGAGCAGCGCGAGCTGCTCAGCCTGCTGTGCCGCGTGCACGAGCTCGAGGTGGAGAACACGGAGATGCAGTCGCACGCGCTGCTCCGCGACGGCGCGCTCCGTCACCGCCGCGAGGCCCTGCGCCGCCTGGAGCAGCACCGCAGCCTCTGCGACGAGATCATCCAGGGCCAGCGGCAGATCATCGACG ACTACAGCTTGGCCGTCCCGCAGCGCCTGCAGGAGCTGTACGACGTGTACGTGCGAGCGCAGGACGAGGGCAGCCTGGAGCGGGCGACCATCATGGACCGCGTGGCCTCTGGGGCCCTGCAG gacaGCTCCTTGCCCAAAATTAGCAGAGCAGGAACCTTGCTGACCCCAGAGTCTGACCCAGAGAGCGTGAAGACGCTGAGCTCTGAAGCCCAGCTCCTGCAGGGCAGCTTCCTGCCTCCGATCAGCACAGAGGG TGAAGCCAACCACGTGTCCAAGGCCAGTTCCGGGGCCTGGCAAGTGAAGAGCTCCTctgtgcccaccccaccccccatccagaTTGGCAGCCTGGTGACGCAGGAG GCCCCCACTCAGGACAGCCTGGGCAGCCTGAGCGGCCGGATCAACTCCTCCCCTGACAGCAGTGAGAACCTGTCAGAGATCCCTTTGTCCTGCAAAG AGAGGAAGGAGATCCTGACGGACACCAAGTGCATCTCGGTGAAGGCTGCCCGGCGACGCTCTCGGGCCCTGGGCGCCGAGGGGCGCCACCTGCTGGCACCCAGCACGGAGCGCAGCAGCCTGTCCCTGCACTCGCTGAGCGAGGCTGACGATGCGCGGCCACCCGGCCTGCTGGCCTGCAAGCGGCCACCCAGCCCCATGCTGCAGCACGCTGCCAGTGAGGACAACCTGTCCGGCAGCACGGGTGAGGCCCCATCCCGGGCCGTCGAGCATCGTGGCGATGGCCCCGGGCCCTGGCTGCGTGGCCAGAAGAAAAGCCTGGGCAAGAAACGGGAGGAGTTGCTGGAAGCAAAGAGGAGGAAGCGGAGGTTGCAGTCCtttgaggtcacagggcaaggG CTCTCCCGCCCCAAGACACACCTCCTGGGGCCCCATCCCGCGCAGAGCATCTCGGACCACAGGGTGCAAGTGTGCGGGCACCCAGCCTCTGGTACCCGGCATCTGGGAAAGGTCACCCTGCCTATGGCCAAGGTCAAACTCCCTCCAAGCCAGAACACAG GCCCTGGGGACTCCTCACCCCTCGCTGTCCCCTCCAACCCAGCTGGTGTTTCCCAACGGGCTACCCGGGGGCCCCGCCTGCCCCATGGCACAAGCACCCATGGCAAAGATGGACGCTTCCAACATAACTGA
- the BTBD17 gene encoding BTB/POZ domain-containing protein 17 gives MLRLGYTKPGSWASFWAILTLVGLVARAAQKTDVGGESTGTSINHSQTLLQRLQELLRQGNASDVVLRVQAAGTDEVRVFHAHRLLLGLHSELFRELLSNQSEVVLQEPRDGAAVFDKFIRYLYCGELIVLLAQAIPLHRLATKYGVSSLQRGVADYMRAHLAGGAGPAVGWYHYAVSTGDEALRQSCLQFLAWNLSAVAGSAEWGAVSPELLAQLLPRSDLVLQDELELFHALEAWLGRARPPPAVAERALRSIRYPMIPPAQLFQLQARSAALARHGPAVADLLLQAYQFHAASPLHYAKFFDVNGSSFLPRNYLAPAWGAPWVINNPARDDRSTSFQTQLGPSGHDSGRRVTWNVLFSPRWLPVSLRPVYADAAGTALPLARPEDGRPRLVVTPASSGGDAAGVSFQKTVLVGTRQHGRLLVRHAYSFHQSSEEAGDFLAHADLQRRNSEYLVENALHLHLIVKPVYHPLIRTPK, from the exons ATGCTTAGGCTGGGCTACACCAAACCTGGGTCCTGGGCCAGCTTCTGGGCCATCCTGACCCTAGTGGGCCTGGTCGCTCGTGCAG CCCAGAAAACCGATGTCGGCGGGGAGTCAACGGGCACCTCCATCAACCACTCCCAGACGCTGCTCCAACGCCTGCAGGAGCTGCTGCGGCAGGGCAATGCCAGCGACGTGGTGCTGCGGGTCCAGGCTGCGGGCACCGACGAGGTCCGAGTCTTCCACGCCCACCGCCTGCTGCTGGGACTGCACAGTGAGCTGTTCCGGGAGCTGTTGAGTAACCAGAGCGAGGTGGTGCTGCAGGAGCCCCGGGACGGCGCTGCTGTCTTTGACAAGTTCATCAG GTACCTCTACTGCGGGGAACTGATCGTGCTGCTGGCGCAGGCCATCCCCCTGCACAGGCTGGCCACCAAGTACGGCGTGTCCTCCCTGCAGCGGGGCGTGGCCGACTACATGCGCGCGCACCTGGCGGGCGGCGCGGGCCCGGCGGTGGGCTGGTACCACTACGCGGTGAGCACCGGGGACGAGGCCCTGCGTCAGAGCTGCCTGCAGTTCCTGGCCTGGAACCTGTCGGCCGTGGCGGGGAGCGCCGAGTGGGGCGCCGTGAGCCCCGAGCTGCTGGCGCAGCTGCTGCCGCGCTCGGACCTGGTGCTGCAGGACGAGCTGGAGCTGTTCCACGCGCTGGAGGCGTGGCTGGGCCGCGCGCGGCCGCCCCCCGCCGTGGCCGAGCGGGCGCTGCGCTCCATCCGCTACCCCATGATCCCGCCGGCGCAGCTGTTCCAGCTGCAGGCGCGCTCGGCAGCCCTGGCGCGCCACGGCCCGGCGGTGGCCGACCTCCTGCTGCAGGCCTACCAGTTCCACGCCGCCTCGCCGCTGCACTATGCCAAGTTCTTCGACGTCAACGGCAGCTCCTTCCTGCCCCGCAACTACCTCGCGCCCGCGTGGGGCGCCCCGTGGGTCATCAACAACCCGGCCCGCGACGATCGCAGCACCAGCTTCCAGACGCAGCTGGGCCCCAGCGGCCACGACTCGGGCCGCCGGGTCACGTGGAACGTGCTCTTCTCGCCGCGCTGGCTGCCCGTCAGCCTGCGGCCCGTCTACGCGGATGCCGCGGGCACCGCGCTGCCCCTCGCCCGCCCCGAGGACGGCCGGCCGCGGCTCGTGGTCACGCCGGCCAGCAGCGGCGGCGACGCGGCGGGCGTGAGCTTCCAGAAGACCGTGCTGGTGGGGACGCGCCAGCACGGCCGCCTGCTGGTCCGCCACGCCTACAGCTTTCACCAGAGCAGCGAGGAGGCCGGCGACTTCCTGGCGCACGCCGATCTGCAGCGGCGCAACTCCGAGTACCTGGTGGAGAACGCCCTGCACCTGCACCTCATCGTGAAGCCCGTCTACCACCCCCTCATCCGGACCCCCAAGTAG